Within the Bacteroidota bacterium genome, the region AATTGACTTGACCAACGATTTTTATAGGACTATGTTAAACTATAATTTAAGTAATTTATATAATTCACGGGATAAACTTTTGTTGTTTTGGGCGGCAAATCAGTTCATTATCTTTGCATAGATGATACTATGATTGGATACTTTCTAATTTCGCAAAAAACAGCAATAATTTTTGTAAAGGAGTATTAAAATGAAGTTTTATGGGTTTCTTGTTACCATTACATTGGTGATAATTTTAACAACATGAGTCTATAGTCAATACGAGATCGATTTATCATCTGATGTTCCCGCTAATTATCAAAGTACAGGAGTGATTCCCACTCGCATGATAGAATCCAGTGGTATCATTAGAGGTGGTATGGAAATCACTGCTCAGGGAATTCTGAAGGTACCAATAGTTTTTGTACGGTTTGCCGGGGATAACGCAATTTCTCCCGGTGGTCTTTGGAGTGACCCAAATGTTCTTCCCACACAATTTGCCAATTTGCTAAATCAGTCTATTCCTATCGGCAATATCTATACAAACAACAATTTATCCAAATATTATGATTTGTTCTCCGGAGGCAATGGATTAGGGGTTGAGGGTGAATTCCAAGTGATTGGTGATGTATTCTATATCACTGTCAGTAAAAGTTATAACCAGTATACTTCTAACGGAGCCGTTGCTAAAGAAGTTATTAATATTTTGGACGGATTGATTGACTTCAGACAATATGATAACTGGAGATTTAAAGACAACAATGAATTATACAACCATCAGTATTTACCCTACAATCCTAAACCCGGAACTTCTGGGGATGGGAAACTGGACTGTATGGTTATATTTTCGCGACTTCGGGTAATTAACGATGAAGAAAGTATTGGTGGATATGCCGAACTCGGTCTGAGTGAAACTATAGTTAAAGATGGAATTGCTATTAGTAATGAATGCGGGGTAACAGGCTTTAACGCCTATAAAAGATGGCCGGAGAGCATTATGAGCATAATAGCACATGAACTTGGGCACTATCAATTTGGGATGGTGGATGGTAACACTGGTAGCCATTTTGATGGGAGGTATAACAATGATACCTCCTATAATTATGGGAATCTCCATTCTTTTTCTTTAATGACAAGATACGGCGGTCATCATTGTTTAATGCCTATGAGAAATACCGCTTGGGGTGGTTAGACCCACAAATAATAACATCAGATATGAATTATGTTGAACTTAACGAAACTTTTATAGGAAACAATAATAATTCTGTCCTTGTTCTAGTGAGGTATGACAATGATGGCAAATTAAAAGAGTTCTTTTTACTCGAAAATTATCATTCCACCAACTCTTACTCTAGTGCCAACCCTTTCCTTGTCACACAATTATTTGGGAACGAGCATGTTTTCACAAAGGGTGTCTTGGTTTATCATATCTCAGAGGAAAACTTTGCATACCCTACGATGTCGGATGTTGATATGGAATGTGCAGATGGGAGGTGGGATTGGCAGGTGATTCAAGGAGGTTCAACGCCCTTGGACAGACTTGACGATTTGATCGACAAGGCTGTTCCAAACGAGAATGATGGTCAAGATGAGAGAGATTATATTCGAGCTATGGCTGGTAATCAATATTATAATGATTATATGGCACTCACTCCAGGTACGACATCTGATATTGAAAAGAAAAAGCAAAGACGATATTCGTCAAATGATCAATTAGGAGATATGGATGACTTTTTCAATTCGGGTTATAATACAGTTTTTACCAAATGGAGTAATCCTTCAAGCCGAAAACGAGACAATACACTTCCGGAAGTGGGGTTTGAAGTTATTGGTTATGATAACAGCACAAAAAAATTCATCCTAAGCGTAGCAACAAGTGCTTCGGGAATTATATCCCTATCACCTTCGAAACCACAGAACCTTACAATCTCGAAAAGCGGTTCTAATCACCCTCTTCTAAACTGGCCTGCGAATGGTGAATCCGATTTGGCAGGATACAAGATTTACAAAAAGACAACCTCTGCTCAAGGGTGGAATTATTACACTTCCGTAACGACAAACAGTTATGAAGACCTCAATGAAACTTATTTGGTGTCTGGAGGTATTGGTTACGAACATCCTGTCTACTATTATGTAACTGCATTTGATACTCAGTCTAAAGAATCAGACCCGTCCAAAGAAGTCACAACACTCGTCAAAGGTGCCCTTTTAGAAAAAGAAGGAATAGATGCAGAAACCTCAAAAGCACCAATTGAATTTGGATTGTTTCAAAACCACCCAAACCCCTTCAACCCTGAAACTGTTATCCGTTTCACTTTACCCGTCGCAGGATTCGCCAAAGGTGTGGTGTATGATATCCTCGGACGAGAAGTCTGCATTTTGCTTGATGGTGAGACTCCGGCAGGGCAACATCAATTGAAATTTAATGCTGAAGGTATAGGGTCTGGTGTCTATTTCTTTCGCCTTAATGCAAGTAAATTTTCAGCGACGATCAAGATGACAGTAAATAAGTAAATTTATCTTTGACGGGAGGTGTTTTTACACCTTATGTTTAAGGTTAACAAAACAATTTCAAAATAATAAGGAAATTAGTTATGAAACTTATCAACACATTGTTTTTATTTTTAATACTCACAGGTTGTACAATTGCTCAACTTGATACCACTGATTATTTTCCAATGCATGTGGGAGACAAGTGGCAGTTTTCTTCACTTGGTAGTGACGGTTATACTATATTAATATCGGGCGATACAATAATGCCGAATGGCAATCGATATTTTATTCGTGAATATCGGACTGATCCTAATATCCCGGCTGATTATCCCTGGTATCTTCGAAAACGACAAGATGGCTTTGTTGTAAGATACATTCCGGGGTCTGATCAGGAATATGAGTGGTTAAACCTTAATGCACAAAAAGGTGAAATTTGGTTAAATCTTCCGCCTGACAGTACTGAAGGATTTTGGGGAGTAAAAGATACCGGCACTTATCACAACACACTAACAAATTCCTTTCTCAAATACAAATTATATGATTGTGTTCGCTTACCGGATACGATATGGTGCTCGGAAACGCCTGACACCGAACCACCAACCTTAACTCAGGGACTGGGTATAACAGGGACATTTTTTTCGCATTGTTACGGAGCAATAATAAACGGAGTAGCCTACGGGACAGTGTCGGTCGAAGAAGGAACCGAAATACTTCCATCACAATTCTACCTTTCTCGGAACTATCCAAACCCCTTCAACCCCGAAACAGTTATAAAATTCTCACTTAAAGAGAAGAGCAGCGTAACGCTTACTGTTTACAACATCACGGGTCAGAAGGTGGTGGAACTTGCCACGGGCGAGATGGAGAAGGGATTTTATGAGCGTAAATTTGATGGAACGAAATTCTCATCCGGTGTTTATATTTTCTGCATTGAAGCGCAATCGCTTGAGAGCAAGACAACTTATTCCAAAACTGTGAAAGCTTTGCTGCTTAAATAGGGCTGAGGGATGAATGTTGATGGCTGAAAAGCCCGCACAAGAATGTTAAATTATTAAGGCTGTCTCGAGAGGGTCAGCCTATTAAAATATCTATGGTGAAATAAATTTCAATTATTGGTGTAATAACACATGTTAAAAATATTTTTTAGATCTCTTGACATTAATTACAAAAATTTGTAATTTAATTTCAGGATATAATTAAACACGGGAGAGCGATGTAAAAGCAGGAAATAAAATAACCGGGACAAAAATTGTCCGGTTATTACAAGTTATCCGGCAGGATGTTCAAGGATTTTTACCGGTCCCTTTATGAGCAAATATTCTATCGTAATGTACCTTCCACACCCTGTAGAGAACCATATGGCGGTTCTTCTCCGGGAAACCTTTACAAAACCAAGTTTGATGCACTAAGACATTTTAAGCAAATAAGATGTCGTTAAGCCATTGTTTAGATACTTAATCTTTATGGAAGACTGTATGAGTAAATACCTAAAAACATTTATGCTGTTGCCCTGTTTAATTCTATTGATGAGTTCTGCTTTGGAGGCCCAATATTTTGATTCATTGATTTTCAAAACAACCGGGCTTTACTGGAAAGAATCG harbors:
- a CDS encoding T9SS type A sorting domain-containing protein, yielding MFNAYEKYRLGWLDPQIITSDMNYVELNETFIGNNNNSVLVLVRYDNDGKLKEFFLLENYHSTNSYSSANPFLVTQLFGNEHVFTKGVLVYHISEENFAYPTMSDVDMECADGRWDWQVIQGGSTPLDRLDDLIDKAVPNENDGQDERDYIRAMAGNQYYNDYMALTPGTTSDIEKKKQRRYSSNDQLGDMDDFFNSGYNTVFTKWSNPSSRKRDNTLPEVGFEVIGYDNSTKKFILSVATSASGIISLSPSKPQNLTISKSGSNHPLLNWPANGESDLAGYKIYKKTTSAQGWNYYTSVTTNSYEDLNETYLVSGGIGYEHPVYYYVTAFDTQSKESDPSKEVTTLVKGALLEKEGIDAETSKAPIEFGLFQNHPNPFNPETVIRFTLPVAGFAKGVVYDILGREVCILLDGETPAGQHQLKFNAEGIGSGVYFFRLNASKFSATIKMTVNK
- a CDS encoding T9SS type A sorting domain-containing protein, which translates into the protein MKLINTLFLFLILTGCTIAQLDTTDYFPMHVGDKWQFSSLGSDGYTILISGDTIMPNGNRYFIREYRTDPNIPADYPWYLRKRQDGFVVRYIPGSDQEYEWLNLNAQKGEIWLNLPPDSTEGFWGVKDTGTYHNTLTNSFLKYKLYDCVRLPDTIWCSETPDTEPPTLTQGLGITGTFFSHCYGAIINGVAYGTVSVEEGTEILPSQFYLSRNYPNPFNPETVIKFSLKEKSSVTLTVYNITGQKVVELATGEMEKGFYERKFDGTKFSSGVYIFCIEAQSLESKTTYSKTVKALLLK